The following proteins are encoded in a genomic region of Diabrotica virgifera virgifera chromosome 1, PGI_DIABVI_V3a:
- the LOC126878915 gene encoding stromal cell-derived factor 2 — MLHLRKGVLLTLFIYVIHGFREIHASSQKYVTCGSVVKLLNTDYRVRLHSHDVKYGTGSGQQSVTGTEVQEDINSHWLVKPATGKSLERGTPIKCGSTIRLEHVDTKKNLHSHHFSSPLSSNQEISCYGDNGEGDSGDNWMVICSGDSWQRDESIMFKHVDTDMYLSVSGRTFGRPINGQMEVIGVRSSTGSVHWQTAEGVFLHAPDLSARHMHSVHSEL, encoded by the exons ATGTTGCATCTAAGAAAAGGTGTATTATTAACGCTGTTTATTTATGTAATTCATGGATTTCGTGAAATCCACG CTTCTTCACAAAAGTATGTAACATGTGGCTCGGTGGTAAAACttttaaatacagattatagagtAAGACTACATTCACATGATGTAAAGTATGGAACAGGTAGTGGACAACAATCGGTTACAGGGACTGAAGTTCAAGAAGATATTAACAGTCATTGGTTGGTAAAACCAGCTACTGGAAAAAGCTTAGAAAGAGGGACGCCGATTAAATGTGGTTCGACCATCAGATTAGAGCATGTAGATACCAAAAAGAATTTACATTCACATCATTTTTCTAGTCCTTTGAGTAGTAATCAGGAAATTAGTTGCTATGGAGACAATGGGGAAGGAGATTCCGGAGATAACTGGATGGTTATATGTTCAG GTGACAGTTGGCAAAGGGATGAAAGTATAATGTTTAAACATGTAGACACAGACATGTATCTGTCTGTATCAGGTAGAACTTTTGGTAGACCAATTAATGGTCAAATGGAAGTAATTGGAGTACGCTCATCTACAGGATCGGTGCATTGGCAAACAGCTGAAGGTGTGTTTTTACATGCTCCAGATTTATCTGCTCGACATATGCACTCAGTTCATTCTGAGCTATGA